A section of the Streptomyces sp. Je 1-369 genome encodes:
- a CDS encoding ATP-binding protein codes for MSTTRPYSPGDRGPESEAAVADAPAERASGAPAARQVRRLSLNGASGIVPLARDYTREALHAWGWLPAESADRRAAAEDVLLVVSELVTNACLHAEGPDELWLSSDGKVLRIEVSDRGTGQPAPRTPHRAGRPGGHGMFIVQRLCLDWGVVRSPGVAGKTVWAEVGAPA; via the coding sequence ATGAGCACCACCCGGCCTTACTCGCCGGGCGACCGCGGCCCGGAGTCCGAGGCCGCAGTCGCGGACGCTCCCGCGGAGCGGGCCTCAGGTGCGCCCGCCGCCCGGCAGGTCCGCAGACTGAGCCTGAACGGCGCGAGCGGCATCGTCCCGCTCGCCCGTGACTACACACGTGAGGCGCTTCACGCGTGGGGCTGGCTCCCCGCGGAGAGCGCAGACCGGCGCGCGGCGGCCGAGGACGTGCTCCTCGTCGTCTCCGAGCTGGTCACCAACGCCTGCCTGCACGCCGAGGGCCCCGACGAGCTCTGGCTGTCCTCCGACGGCAAGGTGCTGCGCATCGAGGTCTCCGACCGCGGTACGGGACAGCCCGCGCCGCGTACCCCGCACCGCGCCGGGCGGCCCGGCGGGCACGGCATGTTCATCGTGCAGCGGCTCTGCCTGGACTGGGGTGTCGTCCGCAGCCCGGGGGTCGCGGGCAAGACGGTCTGGGCGGAGGTGGGGGCGCCCGCGTAG